The Kineothrix sp. IPX-CK genomic interval TGAATATTAATTCAATGAATATAAAATCAATGAAACGGGTGATCAACTTGACGACAAGAAGCGAGCAAAAAGAGAAGCGCAGACAGCTTATTCTATGGAAGGCACTGGAGCTGTTCGTAAGAAATGGATATGCCGAAACAAAAATAAACGATATTGCAAAAGCGGCGGATATGAGCGTTGGATTGCTGTTCCATTATTTCGAGTCTAAGGAGCAGCTTTATGAGGAGCTGATCAGAATAGGCGTAGAGGGGACAAAGGAACCGCAGAAGATGGAATTTTCCGGTCCTTTGGAATTTTTTACAGGGTTTCTCGATTCCTTATTTCTCTTTTCTTCACACCAGTCATGGGTATTTCTAATGTTCGTACTCGTGGCGCAGGCGCGCAGAAGTGACAGGACTCCGGCACATATTAAACAGATTGCTATGGAGGTGGACCAGGTGGAGCGGTCAGCAGAAATAATCCGAGTAGGGCAGTCGGAAGGGATTTTCCGAAATGGCGATCCTTATGCTCTTTCCGCAGCTTTTTGGTGCAGCGTGCAGGGAATCATGGAACAGCTTGCGGTTACGCCTGATATGCCTTTGCCTGAGACGGAATGGCTCATTGATATTATAAGGAGTAAAGGATGAAAAAAGTAATCATTATAGGCGGTGGGATTTCCGGACTGTCAGCCGGAATCCACGCGCAGCAAAACGGCTTTCTTACAGAAATATACGAAAAAAATCCGGTGATCGGAGGCGAATGTACTGGATGGAACAGGCAGGGCTATCACATTGATAATTGTATTCACTGGCTTACAGGATGCCGTGAAGGCGATGAACTTTGGGAGATTTGGCGAAATGTAGGTGCAATAGATGAGAATACGGAGCTTTACAGAGAACCTTATTTTTATATGTTGGATATGGAAGGCAGACGGCTCCATTTTTGGAGCGATGTGGAGAAAGCGCGGAGGGAATTCCTTGAGATTGCGCCGGAAGACGGCATAGAAATCAATAAATTTTTCGATAGTGTGAAGCTTGCGGAAAGCTTGAGGATTCCTTGTGAGAAGTCGCCTGCATATATGAACTTCTTTGAATTTATGAAATTCGGAATGAGTATGCCGCAGATGGGCAGAGTCATAAAGGAATACGGGAAAGAAACGGTTGCCGAGCTGGCACTAAGGTTTAAGAATCCCCTTTTGAAGGAGATGATGAGTCGCTACTATAACGAAAAGTTCATGGCAGTCACCCTCATAAGCTCCTATGCTTTTCTTACGGGGAAAACAGCCGCAATTCCCATGGAAGGTTCAAAAGGGATGTCGGAGCGGATGGCAAAACGTTATCAGACACTGGGAGGGAAGATTCAGCTAAATATGCCGGTTACTAAAATCAATATTCAAGGAAAACGGGCGGTATCCGTTACATTTAATGACGGCAGCGAGGCTATAGCGGATTACATAATCAGCGCTGCGGATACGGCAGTTACCTTCGGCGGCTTGCTGGATAAAGAATATATGGATAAAAACCTCAAAGAAATGTATAGCTGTAAGGAAGGCTATTCGGTAACCTCGTCTTTTCAGGCGGCTTTCGGAATTCTTGGCGCTGAAGACTGTGGCGTTCCCGGCGGGTCGGTGATGTTTCCCTGTGACAGCTTCCAGGTGGGCAGACAGAAACTTGATTTTCAGGCGATTAGGCTCTATGATTATGACGAGAGCCTTTTTCCCAGAGAAAAGAGGGTCATTCAATGCAATATCCTTCAGGATGAGGAAGATTTCCAATACTGGAAGGAACTTTACCGGAAGTATGACCGGTATGAGGCCGAGATGCAGAGAATTGCCGATACTGTTATGAAACAAATAATCTCGAAATTTCCTGCGCTTGAAGGTAGATTGGTGCCTCTTGATACGTATTCTCCCGTTACTTTCGAACGTTGGTGCGGGGCATATAAGGGTGCATATATGAGCTTTTTCGGGCAGAAAGGCTATAAAAGCCTCTATGCGAAAAGCAAAGCGCAGGGCCTTGATAATGTGTTTATAGCCAGCCAGTGGTTGCAGTTGAACGGCGGTCTCCCCATTGCAGTGACCAGCGGAAAGTTTGCGGTACAGGCAATGTGAAGGGGATAGTCGTTACTTGACAGCCACAGGATGAAAAGATAATATAAAAAATACAAAGATAAAAACACGGGTCGGTTGGTAGTCCGGCCAGGATCGATATATCGACAGATATAACGCCTCAGTAACCTGCCTCCTTGGTTGTCCGTTCTTTGTTGTATTCGGAGCAGAACCTAAGGATTATGAGGTATGGGAGTATGTACTGGAAAATTATTATAAGCTCATTTTCAGTCCGGGCATCGACTCGCAGTCAAAGTTCAAAGACCATGTAAATCCAAAACGAATGCAAAGAGAAGTGAGGAAGCAGCTTGAAAACGTGGGAACCAGCACGAAATCCCAGCAGGCGCTGAAGCTCTGGCAGGAGCAGCAAAAGGCTGAGAAAAAGAGCACTCAGGTCAAGCGCAGGGAGGAGGAAAAGTAAAAGGTATTTGAGTTAAAGCAGCAGAAGAAAAAAGAGAAACATAAGGGCAGATAGCAGGAAAGCGGACAATCACATAGAATGTAAATGTGTTTGTCCGTTTTTGAATAAAAAACTTTTATTAGAGGGAGGAAAGGATTATTGTGGAACGTTTGGAAACGGAACGATTAATTTTGAGGGAATGGTGTAAGGAGGATGCCGTGGATATGTATACATACGCATCTGGGGATAAGGTTGGTCCAATGGCGGGATGGAAACCGCATGAGAATGTGGAAGAATCCGTACAGATTATAAATATGTTTCAGGAAAGCGATGACACATGGGCGATAGAATGGAAGGACAACCACGCCGTCATAGGTTCTGTCGGACTTCACCGCACCAGGAAGCCGGGGATTTCCTATGATGTGGAGCTTGGTTATGTATTGTCGGAGAAATATTGGGGACGGCAGATCGCAGTAGAAGCGGCACAGGCGGCTATTGCTTATGCGTTTGAAAAAATGAATATCACCCGGCTTGCGGTCTCTCATTTTCCGGATAATATACAGTCCAGGCGTGTAATAGAAAAGCTTGGCTTCCGTTTTTTGAAATACATTGCGGATGGCTTCACCCGTTATGACGGAAAGCAGGGAGATAATGTTTACATTATGGAAAAAGAAGATTATGAACGGCTTCGGTAAAATGGAAGCAAAATATGGATAAACCTGTTCTGAAAAGTAGGCAACCTGAGGTTGCCTTTTTGCATATAACTGGTTGGTAGAGGAAGGAAGTTTCATATGCTATCATAAAGATGGGCGGAAAAAGAGTAATCTGTCCGCTGACAAGCAAGGCAGCATGAGCTTTTAAAGGAGGATGAGAACGATGAATATGGCTGAGAAATTGCAGTCTTTGAGAAAGAGTAAAGGGCTGTCGCAGGAGGAACTGGCCGATTTGCTGAACGTTTCGAGGCAGGCAGTGGGAAAGTGGGAGGCAGGGAGATTTTACCCCGATATCGACAAGCTGATGCAGCTTAGCGAGCTGTATTCCATATCTCTCGACAGACTGATCAAGGATACCGGCGACTGCAACCTGCAAATAGGAGAGCAGAATGAGGAAAAAGAAGATATTACCGATTTTTTGATCAGAGCGAAAACGGCTTGCTATGCCGGACATGGAGAGGAGATAGATGCATCGAGAAGAGGCTCACATGATCTGGAATATGAGGAGGATGAGTTGTATTATTATGATACCTATTTAGGGGGAGAACGCTTTGGCGGAGAAGAGGCCGTATGGAAAAACGGGATGCCGATCTGGTGCATGAATTACTGCGGCCGCGTGACCGGCGAGCATTTCAGCGGTGATTTTCTTAAGGAAGCCTTAGATGCGGTTCCTTATAATATGCCTTATAGGGGCCCTGCCTTTTTCCAATCCGGTGCCTATACTTATCATTGCAGAGTAGAGGGGGATTTCGATTGGTATCAGGGATATGAGGAAATATTGCATGAAGGTATAAAAATATATGAATGTTATTTTCACGGCGGGAGCATTAGGTAAATGCGCCCGCCTTCATGCTTACGAATGTTTTTATGCGGCGGCTCTTTTGGAAAAGAAGCGAATGGACAAGGCGCTTATAGGCGTAAAATAAATACACCAAAATGACAATATGAGAATGCCTGTAGTATCGCTTCCGTTTGCCGCCGTATCGAATAAACCGAGAAGAGGTACGATAAAGCAGGCGACGGCAAATACGCCGTGAATGATCAGCAGCCATTTCAGCCAATTCTCAGCCAGGTTTTTCGCTTGAATTGTCAGTCCGGCAAAAAAGGTGGATACTGACATAAGGCAATAACCGAGCATATCCAGATTGAACATCATATCGAATTGGGTGTAATCGAGTAAAACCGCAGCCTGCCCTGTCAGCTTGCCGCTTCGCACGCTGGTAAGCTGTACGAAATAGACGATGGAGTTGCAAAGAGCATACATTCCGCCGAAGGCAATTGCAGCAAGTCCCGCTGCCTTTGAGGTTTCTTCTCCATAACAGGCAAAGACACAAATCATTGTGACAAAGCTAAAGGCGATGCCTATACTTGCAAAATAGCTTCCGTAAGAGGAAGAAGCCAACATGGAAATAAGAAAACCAATTACTGAGAACAAGTTGACGACAGCGGCACAAATACCAATATTCTTATTCATAAAATTTCTCCTCCTTCTTTTTTGAATCCGTCAAACAGAGTCTTTACCAATTCCGTAATAAAGGCCGTCCTGTCCGAAGCATGATCCAAATCATATCCTAACAACTCTTTAGTTATCTGCCTGCATAAGAATGCAGTCTGCATAGCGGCAGTAAGAATAAATGACAGCATTTTTTTGTCAGCTTCCGGCATTTTATTATCCAAAGCAAACATAAAGCCTTTCTGGGTCTTTACTGAATTGCAGTCTGATCTGTAATCCCACAAATCTCCTAATATGGAAATCCGGGATATGGCAGGATTTTTGAGAAGAAAATCAAATACCTGGACGGCACAATCAGTCAAACGCTCTTTATCGTCTGAATAAGTCTTTCCTTCCAATGAAAAGCTTTGGATCACTTGCTGAATGATTCGCTGGACGCAGATGGTGATCAAATTGTCCTTGCTTTGGAAGTGATAATTGATCAGCCCAATACCTACATTCGCTTTCCCTGCGATAGCGCGTGTGGTAATTTCTGTAATATTTCCGCTGCTTTGCTGGATTAGTTCGGTGGCGGCGTCTATGATAGCTTCTTTTATATCGGAGGAATTTTTCATATTAGCTTTCACCCCTTTCTGTATTATATGCAAAAAATATATGTATTGAACATTGTATAAAACATTGTTCAAATATATGATACTGAACGGTGTTCAAAAAGTCAAGAAAAAGTTTAACTCACCTCTATTCCCAATTCATTCAGCAAACTCAAAACTTCAGGGAATGAGAACCTCGCCTCCCTCATTTTATTGGAAGAAATATCTATCAGATATCCCGCTGCGTCGCGGAAATCAGCTTTGCGCATATCGCATTTGGAAAACTGAGTTGCTTCCAGCTTGCATCCCTTAAAAATACTTTCTTTTAAATTACATCCGTCGAACGCAGAATCTTGTATTATGTTTCCTGAAAAGTTAAACTTCATAAAGTTCATATCGATAAATGTATTATATTTCAAAAGGCAATCCGTCAGCTTATGAATTGGCTCGGCTATTTTTCCCGCGGGTAATAATTCGGTCCAGTGAACACCCACCAAATTGCATTTTGCGAATTCCCCGTTCTTCATCTGGGTATATTCTGCCTGGAGGCTTATTATATTACAGCCATGGAATTTACAGCCCATAAAGTGACATTTTTCAAGAGTGCACTCTTCAAGGGTACAGTTTATAAATTCGCAGTCATAAAACTCATAGCCGTCCAGTGTCTCCTCTGACATCTTTATGTTTTCGAACAGCCTGCCTTCATAATATTTCTCGTCCATTATTTCACTCAGCTCCTATTTTATATTTTTATAAGCTACCATCGCTTGACAAGGTTTTACACTCCCTGAACCATGAGATTTGTTTGTATTATAGTAAAAAATAAGGGAGAAGGCAAATGAGTAAATTTCTAAAGTGCTTGACTGATAATTGCAGCCTAATTATGATATAAATACATCCGATAGGAATATCGGGCATCCCATAAAGTTTAAGGAAAGAGGGTGACTGCTTGAAGATATCTATAAAAGAGATTCCTGTGGAAGAAGAGGAAGAGGTAGTTATTCGATGCCATGAGATCGATGAGGATATGCTAAGCCTTATCCAAAAGCTCAAGGCACAGCAAAACAGTCTGACCGGAATCTCGGGAGAGGAAATACACAGGCTGCGTTTACAAGAAATTTACTATTTTGAGGTAGTGGATAACAAATCCTTTTTTTATTGTGAGGATAAGATAGACTTTATCAGACCGTCTTTGAGCGGAAGATTTGAGGCCGTGCTCGGCAATAAGGAGTCGGTGCTGGTATCGAGACAGTATGTTTTATCCCTATGAGGAATTCGGACTGAGCTATTTCGTATGGATGCTTGTCTATTCTCTGATGGGCGACCTTACGATGCTGGTGTTTTATTCCCCCAAAGAGCTGACGGAGAAGCAATGGATCGTGCGACAGATTGTTCATATACTTTTGCTGGAAATCGTGCTGTTAACGGCGGCCCATCAGGCGGGGATGTTTGAGGGAGTACTGGAGGGAACCGTTCTCGTGCTGGTAATATTAGCCGTATACTTGCTGGTACGTTTCATCGGCTTTCGAAAGGATTTACAATTGGCAAAGAAACTGAATATGCGGATTCAGGAAAGAAAAAAAGATCGTAAGGGCGATGAATGAATTCCACTTACCTTTCTTTTTTTACATCTTATAGCCTATGAAAAGCAGGTCACTTTTCCAATACTTTTTGTAGGAGGATATAGAGAATATAATCGGAAAGAGTAAAAAGTCAAAGAGTGTGATGATGTATGGAGGGCATAAAGGTGGAACACATAATTGAGGTAAAAGGCTTAAGGAAGTCCTATGGAAACATCCCGGCGGTAAAAGATATAAGCTTTTATGTGGAGAAGGGGAAGATGTTCGCTTTCCTCGGACCCAATGGAGCAGGAAAGTCCACAACAATTAACAGCATATGTACTTTTCTTATGCCCGATATGGGAGTCGTAGAGGTGGATGGCCATGTGCTGGGCAAGGAGGACGATAGAATAAGAGAGAGCATCGGTATTGTTTTTCAGGAAAGCCTGATGGATGAATTGCTGACGGTAGAGGAAAATCTGATGCTTCGTGCCAGTTTTTATCCGATGAACAAGAGTGAGCGCGCTGCGGCGGTGAAGCAGGCGGCGGAGATTACGGAAATTACTGGAATAATGAACCGCTATTACGGAAGACTTTCCGGTGGACAGAGGCGCAGGGCGGATATTGCGAGGGCGCTTCTTCATACGCCGAAGGTCCTTTTTCTTGATGAACCAACCACTGGTCTGGATTCCCAGACAAGAAAGAGCGTGTGGGACACGATCAAAAAGCTTAAAGAGGAGCAGGAGATGACGGTGTTTTTAACGACACACTATCTGGAAGAGGCTGAGGATGCAGATTACTGCATGATAGTGGACGATGGGCAGATTGTGGCCAGGGGGACCCCGTTTTCACTGAAAGAGAAATATGCGAAGGATAAGCTGCGCTTAAGGTGCAGGGAGGAAGAACTGGTAAAGGAAAAATTACAGGATAGAGGACTTTCTTTCGAGAAAAAAAACGGGTTTTTGGAGATATGTCTGAAAAGCACCATGGACGCACTGCCTGTTTTAGATGAATGCAGGGAACTGATAAGAGATTTTTCAGTAATCAAAGGTTCTATGGATGATGTGTTTATCGGAATTACAGGAAAGGAGCTAAGAGAATGATAGCTTTTGCTGCGAGGAATTTAAAATTATATTTTAGGGATAAGGCAGCAGTATTCTTCTCTATGTTGGCGATACTCATCGAAATAGGATTATACGTACTGTTTTTAGGAGACGTATGGACGGAGGAAGTCTCCATGTTCGACGGAGCCAGAGAGATGATGGATAATTGGGTAATGGCCGGAGTCCTTGCCACGACAGGAGTTACGACCAGCCTGGTCATACTGGGAAATATTGTAATAGACAAGGAATACAGAAAAATAAAGGATTTTATAGCGGCCCCGGTAAAAAATTCAAAGCTTCTCATGGGATACTGGCTTGCCTCTTATATTATAGGAATGGTTATGAGTCTGATTACGCTTGTTATCGCGCAGGTGTATATCGTCTTGGATGGCGGGAGCCTGATAAAGCCGGAGGCATGTCTTGCGCTTATCCTTCTTTTATTTATTACAAATCTGATGAGTACTGCTCTTATGCTTCTCTTTGTAATGTGCTTCAAAACAAACAGCGCTTTTTCGGCAGCAAATACGATACTTGGAACCCTGATCGGTTTTTTGACTGGGATTTATCTTCCTATCGGCATGTATCCGGAAGGCGTACAATGGATTATCCGTTTATTCCCTGTTTCTCATGCCGCTTCCCTCTTTCGAAGGATTATGATGGGAGATGTGATGGAGACAAGTTTTGAGGGGATTCCTGCGGATATAGTAATGGATATTAAAGAACAGTTCGGAGTAGTATATAAGTTCGGCGACGAGGTAATGACATTCGCAGGAAGTATGGGTTTCATAATAGCAACGACGGCAGTTTGTTATCTTTTGGCTTTTTTTCTCATGAGGAAGAAGCAGAAATAATAAAGGCGTTACGTATGAAAATAGTTGACTTTCTTCCTATAAATGATATAATACAGTATTATATTTTAGCACTTTGATGCGTTAAAACTTTACACTTATGTCTGAGGAGGAAAAATTATGAAAAAGATTTCTGTACTTATGCTAACGATGCTTATAGCGTTCAGCTTTGCTGCCTGCGGCAGCACGAATACTGCAGACTCTACCGGTGCAGCAGATACTGCGGAAACAGCAGATGCTGGGACCGACGAGCAGACGCCCGCGAAGGAAGAGAGCCAGACCGATGCCGGAGCCGTATACAATGTAGGTATTGTTCAGCTGGTTCAGCATGAAGCGCTGGATGCGGCTACTCAGGGATTCAGAGATGCCCTTACGGAGAAGCTGGGAGATCAGGTGGTATTCGATGAGCAGAATGCGGCGGGAGATTCCGCGACCTGTGCTACTATCGTAAACCAGTTTGTTTCCAGTAATTATGATTTGATTATGGGAAATGCAACGTCTGCTGTTCAGGCTGCTGCTTCTGCAACAGCTACGATTCCGATTCTTGGAACTTCTGTTACGGACTATGCTACCGCTCTGGATATCGATAACTGGACGGGCGTAACCGGCAGGAACGTATCCGGAACCGCTGACCTTGCGCCTTTGGATAAGCAGGCCGAGATAATCAAGGAACTGTTTCCCGATGCAAAGAACATCGGTATCCTTTACTGCTCGGCAGAACCTAATTCTAAATATCAATCATCTACCATTCAGGGATATTTGACGGAGATGGGTTATACTTGTACGGAATATACCTTTGCCGATTCCAATGACGTGGCTTCTGTTACCCAGACAGCATGTTCCGGAAGCGATGTGCTTTTTATTCCTACCGATAACACTGCGGCTTCCTGCACGGAAGCGATCAATAATGTGGCGGAGCCTGCGGGAGTACCCATTGTCACCGGTGAAGAAGGCATTTGCAAGGGATGCGGTGTTGCCACATTGTCTATCAGTTATTATGACTTAGGCTATGCTACCGGAGAAATGGCTTATGAAGTACTGGTAAATGGTGCTGATATATCCGCAATGGAGATTCAATATTCTCCGAATATCACTTATAAATATATGGCTGACCGTTCGGAGAAGCTGGGAGTCACTATTCCTGACAACTATATCGCTATAGAGGCTGAATAATCAACAAATAGATGTGTACTAAGGGGTGCCTGCTGGAAAGACACCCCTTAAATTGTAAGGAGGATAAAAATGAGTTATTTCGCTGCCCTTAATCCGATGAATTTGGTGAATGCCCTTCCGGGATGTATCGCTCAAGGTGTTATATGGGGAATTATGGCCCTTGGTGTTTATGTTACCTTCCGGCTGCTGGACTTTGCGGACCTGACGGTTGACGGATCCTTTGCTACCGGCGGTGCAGTTACCGTAATGCTGACGTTAGCTGGCGTTCCCATACCAGCGGCCTTGCTGGTGGCAATATTTGCCGGTCTTCTGGCGGGTCTGGTTACCGGACTGCTGCATACTGCTCTCGGCATTCCGCCGATTCTTTCGGGAATTCTGACGCAGATTGCGCTGTATTCCGTCAATCTGCATATTATGGGTATGGCAGCGAACATGGCTTTGAGCTCTCAGAAATATAACCTGCTCGTTTCTTTGATGAATATACCGAAATCGATTTTAGTGGGCGGTTTTTTTGCAGCGGCTTTGATCGCTCTACTGTATTGGTATTTCGGTACTGAGCAGGGCTGTTCCATACGGGCTACCGGATGCAATCAGTCCATGAGCAAGGCTAACGGAATCAACATCAATTTTACGAAGGTACTTGCCCTTGCGCTGTCTAATGGTCTCGTAGGGCTTGCCGGCGGTCTGATGGCACAATATCAGGGGTTTTCCGACATCAATATGGGACGCGGAGCTATCGTCATCGGTCTGGCTGCAGTTATCATCGGGGAAGTGCTTGGCGAGAGTATCTTAAGAAAGCGTTTGAATTTTGCTCTTCGCCTCGTATTCGTCGTTATGGGCGGCATTATTTATTATGTCGTAGTCGGAATCGTGCTCTGGTTAAAGCTGAACTCCAACGACTTAAAGCTGTTTACCGCTATTATAGTAGCAGTATTTCTTGCGGTTCCTTATCTTCAGGGCAGGAGTAAGAACTCTTTTGCCCGTACCGCAAAAGCTTCTCTTGCCGCACTTCAGGCGAGAAAGGATAAGGAGGATTAAGCATATGTTAAATATCATAGATATCCATAAAACTTTCAATCTCGGTACCATCAACGAAAAGACGGCTCTCAACGGAGTGGACCTTCATCTGGATAAAGGTGATTTCTGTACGATTATCGGAGGAAACGGAGCCGGGAAATCCACCATGCTGAATGCAGTTGCAGGCGTATGGCCGGTGGATAAGGGCGCGATACTTCTAAATGGGAAGAACATTACCGGATTGCCGGAGCATAAGAGGGCAGGTTTTCTCGGACGCGTATTTCAGGATCCAATGACCGGAACTGCCTCCAGCATGGAGATTGAGGAAAATCTGGCACTGGCAGCCCGCCGAGGTAAAAGCCGGAAGCTGAGCTGGGGAATTACCAGACAGGAAAAGGAAAGATATAGAGAGCTTTTGAGGGTCCTCGATTTGGGACTCGAGGATCGTATGACTTCCAAAGTGGGTCTGTTGTCCGGGGGCCAGCGTCAGGCGCTTACCCTGCTCATGGCTACCTTGCAGCAGCCGAATTTATTGCTTTTGGACGAACATACTGCGGCCTTGGACCCCAAAACAGCAGAAAAGGTACTTCGCGTAACAGACCAGATTATTGAAGAGAATCATCTCACCGCGCTGATGGTCACTCATAATATGAAGGATGCCATAGCTCACGGCAATCGTCTGATTATGATGCACGACGGAAGGGTGATTCTAAATATTTCAGGGGAAGAGAAGAAGAAGCTTACGGTAGCGGATCTGCTGCACCAGTTCGAGCTTGTTTCCGGTGAGGAATTCGCCAGCGATAAGGCGATCCTTGCTTAGGGCGTATCTGAAAACTCGTAGCACCGTTCCTGATGCTATGACAATGTGATTGGAAAATGTTTCTGGATGTTTTTACACATCGGCGGTATAATCATTTTAGATTATGCCGCTTTTATCTTATGGAAAAGTACGTCCAATAAGATAAAAGCACTTCGTGCAGAATGCGCAGCACACTTGTTGTATGAGAGATAAATTTTAAGGCGATATATAAGCCTTAAGGAAGGTTACGGACAATATGAAAATAGACCGTCTGATAGGAATAATCATGTATCTTCTGAACCGGGATAAAGTGACAGCGAAGGAGCTTGCAGAAAGGTTCGAGGTATCTACCCGCACGATTGTAAGAGACATAGATGCCCTTGGACTGGCCGGAATTCCTGTAGTTTCGGATGTGGGAGTAAACGGCGGTTATGCCATTCTCGACACTTACAGGCTAAACAGAAGTATTGTGACGGCGGACGATTACCTCAATGTTATTTCCTCTTTAAAGGGTATGTGCTCCGCTTATGAAAATAAGAAGATAGAAGCCACTCTGGAGAAGGTTATGGCCGTTGGAAATGCACCGAAGAATCAAAGTATATTCATGGATTTGAGCGTATGCCGCGAGGGAGAAAACAC includes:
- a CDS encoding TetR/AcrR family transcriptional regulator, with product MNIKSMKRVINLTTRSEQKEKRRQLILWKALELFVRNGYAETKINDIAKAADMSVGLLFHYFESKEQLYEELIRIGVEGTKEPQKMEFSGPLEFFTGFLDSLFLFSSHQSWVFLMFVLVAQARRSDRTPAHIKQIAMEVDQVERSAEIIRVGQSEGIFRNGDPYALSAAFWCSVQGIMEQLAVTPDMPLPETEWLIDIIRSKG
- a CDS encoding phytoene desaturase family protein, with the protein product MKKVIIIGGGISGLSAGIHAQQNGFLTEIYEKNPVIGGECTGWNRQGYHIDNCIHWLTGCREGDELWEIWRNVGAIDENTELYREPYFYMLDMEGRRLHFWSDVEKARREFLEIAPEDGIEINKFFDSVKLAESLRIPCEKSPAYMNFFEFMKFGMSMPQMGRVIKEYGKETVAELALRFKNPLLKEMMSRYYNEKFMAVTLISSYAFLTGKTAAIPMEGSKGMSERMAKRYQTLGGKIQLNMPVTKINIQGKRAVSVTFNDGSEAIADYIISAADTAVTFGGLLDKEYMDKNLKEMYSCKEGYSVTSSFQAAFGILGAEDCGVPGGSVMFPCDSFQVGRQKLDFQAIRLYDYDESLFPREKRVIQCNILQDEEDFQYWKELYRKYDRYEAEMQRIADTVMKQIISKFPALEGRLVPLDTYSPVTFERWCGAYKGAYMSFFGQKGYKSLYAKSKAQGLDNVFIASQWLQLNGGLPIAVTSGKFAVQAM
- a CDS encoding DUF2992 family protein, whose product is MENYYKLIFSPGIDSQSKFKDHVNPKRMQREVRKQLENVGTSTKSQQALKLWQEQQKAEKKSTQVKRREEEK
- a CDS encoding GNAT family protein; this translates as MERLETERLILREWCKEDAVDMYTYASGDKVGPMAGWKPHENVEESVQIINMFQESDDTWAIEWKDNHAVIGSVGLHRTRKPGISYDVELGYVLSEKYWGRQIAVEAAQAAIAYAFEKMNITRLAVSHFPDNIQSRRVIEKLGFRFLKYIADGFTRYDGKQGDNVYIMEKEDYERLR
- a CDS encoding DUF5680 domain-containing protein — encoded protein: MRTMNMAEKLQSLRKSKGLSQEELADLLNVSRQAVGKWEAGRFYPDIDKLMQLSELYSISLDRLIKDTGDCNLQIGEQNEEKEDITDFLIRAKTACYAGHGEEIDASRRGSHDLEYEEDELYYYDTYLGGERFGGEEAVWKNGMPIWCMNYCGRVTGEHFSGDFLKEALDAVPYNMPYRGPAFFQSGAYTYHCRVEGDFDWYQGYEEILHEGIKIYECYFHGGSIR
- a CDS encoding TetR/AcrR family transcriptional regulator, giving the protein MKNSSDIKEAIIDAATELIQQSSGNITEITTRAIAGKANVGIGLINYHFQSKDNLITICVQRIIQQVIQSFSLEGKTYSDDKERLTDCAVQVFDFLLKNPAISRISILGDLWDYRSDCNSVKTQKGFMFALDNKMPEADKKMLSFILTAAMQTAFLCRQITKELLGYDLDHASDRTAFITELVKTLFDGFKKEGGEIL
- a CDS encoding pentapeptide repeat-containing protein, whose amino-acid sequence is MDEKYYEGRLFENIKMSEETLDGYEFYDCEFINCTLEECTLEKCHFMGCKFHGCNIISLQAEYTQMKNGEFAKCNLVGVHWTELLPAGKIAEPIHKLTDCLLKYNTFIDMNFMKFNFSGNIIQDSAFDGCNLKESIFKGCKLEATQFSKCDMRKADFRDAAGYLIDISSNKMREARFSFPEVLSLLNELGIEVS
- a CDS encoding ABC transporter ATP-binding protein; its protein translation is MEHIIEVKGLRKSYGNIPAVKDISFYVEKGKMFAFLGPNGAGKSTTINSICTFLMPDMGVVEVDGHVLGKEDDRIRESIGIVFQESLMDELLTVEENLMLRASFYPMNKSERAAAVKQAAEITEITGIMNRYYGRLSGGQRRRADIARALLHTPKVLFLDEPTTGLDSQTRKSVWDTIKKLKEEQEMTVFLTTHYLEEAEDADYCMIVDDGQIVARGTPFSLKEKYAKDKLRLRCREEELVKEKLQDRGLSFEKKNGFLEICLKSTMDALPVLDECRELIRDFSVIKGSMDDVFIGITGKELRE
- a CDS encoding ABC transporter permease; this encodes MIAFAARNLKLYFRDKAAVFFSMLAILIEIGLYVLFLGDVWTEEVSMFDGAREMMDNWVMAGVLATTGVTTSLVILGNIVIDKEYRKIKDFIAAPVKNSKLLMGYWLASYIIGMVMSLITLVIAQVYIVLDGGSLIKPEACLALILLLFITNLMSTALMLLFVMCFKTNSAFSAANTILGTLIGFLTGIYLPIGMYPEGVQWIIRLFPVSHAASLFRRIMMGDVMETSFEGIPADIVMDIKEQFGVVYKFGDEVMTFAGSMGFIIATTAVCYLLAFFLMRKKQK
- a CDS encoding ABC transporter substrate-binding protein — its product is MKKISVLMLTMLIAFSFAACGSTNTADSTGAADTAETADAGTDEQTPAKEESQTDAGAVYNVGIVQLVQHEALDAATQGFRDALTEKLGDQVVFDEQNAAGDSATCATIVNQFVSSNYDLIMGNATSAVQAAASATATIPILGTSVTDYATALDIDNWTGVTGRNVSGTADLAPLDKQAEIIKELFPDAKNIGILYCSAEPNSKYQSSTIQGYLTEMGYTCTEYTFADSNDVASVTQTACSGSDVLFIPTDNTAASCTEAINNVAEPAGVPIVTGEEGICKGCGVATLSISYYDLGYATGEMAYEVLVNGADISAMEIQYSPNITYKYMADRSEKLGVTIPDNYIAIEAE
- a CDS encoding ABC transporter permease, translating into MSYFAALNPMNLVNALPGCIAQGVIWGIMALGVYVTFRLLDFADLTVDGSFATGGAVTVMLTLAGVPIPAALLVAIFAGLLAGLVTGLLHTALGIPPILSGILTQIALYSVNLHIMGMAANMALSSQKYNLLVSLMNIPKSILVGGFFAAALIALLYWYFGTEQGCSIRATGCNQSMSKANGININFTKVLALALSNGLVGLAGGLMAQYQGFSDINMGRGAIVIGLAAVIIGEVLGESILRKRLNFALRLVFVVMGGIIYYVVVGIVLWLKLNSNDLKLFTAIIVAVFLAVPYLQGRSKNSFARTAKASLAALQARKDKED